A stretch of the Odontesthes bonariensis isolate fOdoBon6 chromosome 5, fOdoBon6.hap1, whole genome shotgun sequence genome encodes the following:
- the slc39a3 gene encoding zinc transporter ZIP3 — protein MLPAASSALIRNPAAPRINPADVPALELKLGALVVLLSVTLLFGFGPLCIVRGGGRFSVDPDVRRRLLSLISCFAGGVFLATCLLDLLPDYLQGIGEAFSNAGIKLQFPLPEFIVAMGFFLVLVLEQVVLAFRDRSSSHPEEHRALMADAGIQAGAAQDGHFHVDLGSQSALRAFILVFSLSLHSVFEGLAVGLLEDGGEVLEVCLALTIHKSIIAFSLSFQLTQGRLRRPVVAGCLLLFAVTSPLGIALGVGLTETRTSPGHQMARCSLEGLAAGTFFYITFMEILPHELASGRSRIPKVAMMLLGFSVVTAVLFIKL, from the exons ATGCTGCCCGCCGCCTCCTCTGCGCTCATTAGGAACCCGGCGGCGCCGCGGATCAACCCGGCCGACGTCCCGGCGCTGGAGCTGAAGCTCGGGGCTCTGGTGGTCCTGTTGTCCGTCACGCTGCTGTTCGGGTTCGGGCCCCTCTGCATCGTCCGGGGGGGGGGCCGCTTCAGCGTGGACCCAG ACGTGCGCCGCCGGCTGCTGAGTCTGATCAGCTGCTTCGCTGGAGGCGTTTTCTTGGCCACTTgcctgctggacctgctgccCGACTACCTGCAGGGCATCGGCGAGGCCTTCAGCAACGCCGGCATCAAG CTCCAGTTCCCGCTGCCTGAGTTCATCGTGGCCATGGGCttcttcctggtcctggttctggagCAGGTGGTCCTGGCCTTCAGGGACCGGTCTTCCTCCCACCCGGAGGAGCACCGGGCCCTGATGGCGGACGCCGGCATCCAGGCGGGCGCCGCCCAGGACGGCCACTTCCACGTGGACCTGGGCTCCCAGTCGGCGCTGCGCGCCTTCATCCTGGTTTTCTCGCTGTCGCTGCACTCGGTGTTCGAGGGCCTGGCGGTGGGGCTGCTGGAGGACGGGGGGGAGGTCCTGGAGGTCTGCCTGGCCCTGACCATCCACAAGAGCATCATCGCCTTCAGCCTGAGCTTCCAGCTGACGCAGGGCCGGCTGCGGCGCCCGGTGGTGGCCGGCTGCCTGCTGCTGTTCGCCGTCACGTCCCCGCTGGGCATCGCGCTGGGCGTTGGCCTCACCGAGACCAGGACGTCGCCCGGGCACCAGATGGCGCGCTGCTCGCTGGAGGGCCTGGCGGCCGGCACCTTCTTCTACATCACCTTCATGGAGATCCTGCCGCACGAGCTCGCCTCGGGCCGGAGCCGCATCCCCAAGGTGGCCATGATGCTGCTGGGCTTCAGCGTGGTCACCGCCGTGCTCTTCATCAAACTGTGA